GGGCAGGCGCATGGCGCCGCCGGCGCGGGCTTGCCCATCAGGCGGCCAGATCCTGATATTCGGGATGGCGCTTGATGTAGGCCGCTGCGTAAGAGCAGACCGGCCGCACGCGCCAGCCGCGCTGCCGGGCCGTGTCCAGCGCCGCGCGCGTCAGCTGGGCGGCGATGCCGCGGCCTTCTACGGCCGGCGGAACGCCGGTGTGCTGGATGATCATCATGCCGTCGCGCAATTGGTAATCGAGAACGCAGAGCTGGCCGTCGACCTGGGTGTCGAAACGGCCTTGCTGTTCGTGATGCTGAATGTCTGGCATGGGCGGGCACCTGGATGAGATGGAAAATTGGCCGGTATGCCGGCATTTTAAGACGCCGGGCTTTCCTGGCCAGTGCCATGCCGCAAGTAGCGTGCCGCGATCACGACGTTGGCTGCATAGGCCGCCGCGATGAGCGCCATGGCGACCGGCAGGCTGGCATGCCAGTCGGGCAGGGCATGCAGCACGCTGCCGATGGCCGCCACGCCTACCAGGGCGCCTGCCTGGCGATTGGCGTTCAAGGCCGCCGCCGCGCTGTTGGCGTGTGCGGCGCCGCCGATCTGCAGGGCCAGCGCCGTCATGGCCGGAATGGCGGCGCCGGTGGCTAGGTTGCCGATGGCCAGCAGGACGACCAGCAGCAGGTATGGCGAGTCGGGCGTGTACAGCATGGCGGTGGCGATACCGGCCAGCGCCCCGACGGCGGCGCCTGCCAGCATGGTGGCGCGCGCGCCCCAGCGTGCGGCCAGCCTGCCGGCAGCCAGGTTGCCGATCGAGAACACGCCGAACACGGGCAGCAATTGCAGGCCGGCCTGCAAGGCGTCGGCTCCCAGGGCCTGCTGCACATACAGGCTGAGCAGGAAGATCAGGCCGTATACCGAGAAGCTGATCAGGAAGCCGTATGTATTGGTGGCAAGGTAGCCCGGCGTGCGCGACAGGGCGCGCGGCACGATGGGATGGGCATGGCGCCTTTCGCGCGCCAGCAGCGCCGCGCCGCAGGCCACGGCACACAGGCCGGCCGCCACGATGCGCGGCGCTGTCCAGCCATGGACGTTGCCCTGGATCAGCGCGTAGCTGGCCAGGCCCAGCATGCCGATGCCCAGCACGTGGCTGGCCAGGTTCAGCGGCCGCGGCCGCGCCGCGGGCGAGGCCAGGTGGGCGTGCGCCAGCCACAGCCCCGCCAGCCCCAGCGGCAGGTTGATCAGGAAAATGCTGCGCCAGCCGAATTCGTTGATCAGCATGCCGCCCGCCAGCGGCCCCGCGGTGGCTGCCACGGTGATGATGGCGGACCAGGCTGCCAGCATCCGGCCGCGCACCTCTGGCGCCTGGTAGGCATGCATCAGCAGGCTGAGCGAACTGGGCATGAACAAGGCGGCGCCCAGGCCCTGCAGCAGGCGGGCGGCGACCAGCAGGCCGCTGTCGGGCGCGGCGCCGCACAGCAGCGAGGCCAGCGTGAACAGCGCCAGGCCCGCTAGGTATACGGGCTTGGCCCCATAGCGGTCGGACAGCGCGCCGGCCGCCAGCAGCAGGGCGGCGAAGGCCAGCGTATAGCCGTCGACGATCCACACCAGGCCGCTGAGCGGCGTGCTGAGCTGGGCGCCGATGCTGGGCAGGGCCACGTTGACCACGGTGACATCCAGCATGGCCATGACACAGCCGATGGCCAGCGCCAGCAAGGGAAAAAAGGCGGCGCCGGCGGCGGGCGCGGCCACGGCCAGGGAAGAAGGGCAGGTACTGCGCATGGCGGGTATTCCAGAGGATTGAAGACTGGCATGGTACGGACTTCGAGTGATGCAAAAAACCAGTAGAATCGCTGGAATGAAATGCAAATTTGCATCATGCGCGTGTGCGCTGGCGTGGGCCGACGGCGCGGCGCGGATCGGCCTGGTGTCCGGGAACCTTCATGAACTGGGATGACGCGCGCGTTTTCCTGGCCATCTACCGGGTCGGCACCCTGCGCGGGGCGGCCGCGGTGCTGCAGGTCGACCAGGCCACGGCGGGCCGACGCCTGGCGGCCATCGAGGCATCGCTGCAGGCACGGCTGTTCCTGCGCACGCCGGGCGGATACGTGCCCACGGCGGCGGGCGAACTGGCTTTCACGGCCGCCGAGCGCATGGAGCAGGCGGCCGATCAGCTGCAGCGCCAGATGCAGGGCCTGGACACGCGCCTGTCGGGAGTGGTGCGGGTAGCCACGTCGGACACCCTGGGACGCCACTATCTGCTGGAAGCCTTCAAGCGGGTGCAGGCCGAGCACCCGGCCATCCGGGTGGTGCTGTCGACCTCTACGCAGATCACCAACCTGACCCGCCGCGAGGCCGACATCGCCGTGCGCAATGTGCGGCCCGACAACCCCGACCTGATCTACCGCCACCTGGCGCGCCGCGAGATGGGGCTGTATGCGTCGGCGGCTTATGTGCAGGCTCATGGCGAACCCCGGCCGGGCACGGCCTTCGCCGGGCACCGGCTGGTGGCTTACCAGCGCACCGCGATCCCCAGCCGGTTCGATGCGTTCTGCGGCGAACCCACGCGCAACGGCCAGGTGGTGCTGGAGGTGAATTCGGGCCTGATGATGCTGGAAGCCGTGGCCCGGGGGCTGGGCATCGGCGAACTGCCCGTGATGATGGCCGGCACGTATCCGGCCCTGGTGCGCCTATGGCCGCAACGCGCCGAATCGTATGACCTGTGGCTGGTGCTGCATGGCGACCTCAGCCGCAGCGCGCGCGTGCGCGCCATCGCCGACGCTATTGTGCAGGTGTTCGAAGAAGACGATGAGCGGGGGCTCAGCGGTACATCATCAGGATGACCCAGACGGCGATCATGGCCGCCAGGCCCACCCAGCATGAGGCCCAGAACCCCACGATGGGCGCCTTGATGCTGAACGGCACCTGCTTGGGGTCGACGTGGGCAAGCTGCCGGTTGGCATGGGCGAACAGCCCGAAATTGAAGCCGGGAAAGGCCAGCCGGAAGAAGTAGTCCTGGAAGATGGTGGTTTTGACCACCAGGGGAAAGCGGCGGAACGGCCCGTGCTTGAGCAGCGGATGCTGCATTGCCTTGTTAATGTGGTCGGTGCGTACAAAGAACAGCAGGATGCCGCACAGGCAGCAGACCAGGAAGCAGAGCGTGACGAGGCTGAAGGCGTAGGCCAGGACTTGCGTGGGCATGGAAATCCGGAATCAGGTAGTGCGTGTAAGGATGTGGGTGGGTCAGCCGCGGGTCTGGCCGTCTCCGTTGAGCACCCATTTCAGGGTGGTGAGGCCTTCGAGGCCGACCGGACCGCGCGCATGCAGCCGATTGGTGGAAATGCCGATTTCGGCGCCCAGGCCGTACTCGAAGCCGTCGGCGAAGCAGGTGGGCAGGTTGACGTAGACCGAGGCGGAATCGACCTCGCGCTGGAACCGCTGCGCGGCCGAGAGGTCTTCGGTGACGATGGCGTCGGTATGGCCCGAGCCCCAGCGCGCGATGTGTTCGATGGCCTGGTCGAGCGAATCGACGATGCGCACCGCCAGGATGGGCGCCAGGTATTCGGTGCCCCAGTCTTCGTCGCTGGCGGGCGTGGCGGACGGCACGATGTCGAGCGTGCGCGGGCAGCCGCGCAGCTCGACGCCATGCGCGCTGAAGGCCGCCGCCAGGCGCGGCAGGATGGACACGGCCACGCCGGCGTCGATCAGCAGGGTTTCCATGGCGCCGCAGATGCCGTAGCGGTAGGTCTTGGCGTTGAAGGCGATGGAATGCGCTTTTTGGGGGTCGGCCGCCGCGTCGATGTAGACGTGGCAGTTGCCGTCCAGGTGCTTGATGAGCGGCACGCGCGCTTCGCTGGCCAGGCGGGCGATCAGGCCCTTGCCGCCGCGCGGCACGATGACGTCGATGTGTTCGGTCATGGTGATCAGCTTGCCGACCGCGGCGCGGTCGGTGGTGCCGACGACCTGCACGGCTTCGGCCGGCAGCGCGGCCGCCTGCAGGCCGGCCTGCACGATGCGGCCCAGCGCCACATTGGAATGCAGCGCTTCGCTGCCGCCGCGCAGGATGGTGGCGTTGCCGGATTTCAGGCACAGCGCCGCCGCGTCGATGGTGACGTTGGGGCGCGATTCGTAGATGATGCCGATGACGCCGAGCGGGACGCGCATTTGCGCCACGCGCATGCCGTTGGGGCGCAGGGCGCTGGCGGTGGTGCTGCCGATGGGGTCGGGCAGCGCGGCCACCTGGAGCAGGCCTTCGGCCATGCGGTCGATGGCCTTGTCGGACAGCGTCAGGCGGTCGAGCAGGGCCGCTTCGAGGCCGTTGGCGCGCGCGGCGTCGACATCCTGCGCATTGGCGGCCTGGAGTTCGGCGCGCTTGTCGCGCAGCGCTTCGGCCATGGCGTGCAGGGCCTGGTTCTTGGCGGCGCCGGTGGCGCGCATCATGGCGCGCGAAGCGCGGCGGGCATTTTCGCCCAGGGCCAGCATGGCGGTGTCGATGTCGGTAGCGGGCATCACGGAATCTTGCATGATTGCGGCGGCGGCGCGGTATGCGCCGGCAGAGAGTTCAAGTGTAGCGTGCCGCGGCGGCGCTCATGAGCGGCCGGCGGCCGCCACGCGCAGGGCCAGGCGGGCCATTTCTTCCCAGGGGTCGGCCAGGCGGCCGGGCACCGACAGCCCCTTGATGAGGCGGTCGACCTCGTGGGCATGTTGCACGGCCGCTGGCCAGGCGCGCGCGGGCACGCGCCCCAGGGCCTGCAGCGCCAGGCGTTCGTGGGCGCCGAAAATGCGCAGCCGGCGCATGGTGGCCCCGGCATCCTGGCCGCTGGCGCGGGCCTCGGCCACGCGCGCCAGCAGGCGGATTTCGTCGCCGACGGCCCACAGCACCAGCGGCAGCGCCTCGCCTTCGGCGCGCAGGCCGGCCAGCATGCGCACCGTGCGCGGCGCGTCGCCGGCCAGCATGGCGTCGCGCAGGCCGAAGACATCGTAGCGGGCCACGTTGAGCACGGCGCGTTCGACGTCTTCGGCCGCCAGCTGGCCTTCTGGATAGAGCAGGCCCAGCTTCAGGATTTCCTGGTGGGCGGCCAGCAGGTTGCCTTCGACCTTGTCGGCCATCCATTGCAGGGTGGCGTTGTCGGCGCGCTGGTTTTGCCGCGCCAGGCGGGAGCCGATCCAGGCCGGCAGGCGGCCGCGTTCGATGGTGGGCAGGTCGACCATGATGCCGCCCTGCGCCAGGGCCTGCGCCCATTTGGCGTCGCGGGTGGTTTTGTCGAGGCGGGGCAGGGCCACCAAGACCAGCGTGTCGGGGTCGGGCTGCCGCGCGGCCTGCTCGGCCAGCCGCATCAGGGTGTCGCCGCCGGTTTTGCCGGGCTTGCCGGTGGGCAGCTTGATTTCCAGCACCCGGCGGTCGCCGAACAGCGACACGCTTTGCGTGGCGGCGGCGACGGCGCTCCAGTCGCTGCGGGCGTCCATGACCATGCTGGTGCGGTCGGTGTAGCCGGCCTCGCGCGCCGCGGCGCGCAAGGCGTCGACGGCCTCGGTGACGAGCAGGGGTTCATCGCCCGACACCGTGTACAGCGGCGCCAGGCGCTGGCCCGCGCGCTGCAGGTGGTCGGCCAGCCGGTCGGCATCGAGCGCCTGTGCCATGCTTTACCAGGCGCCGGTGCCGGGCGAGCCGGGCGTTTGCCAGGTTTCGGGCCCGGCATCGGATGGCGGCGCGTTGGGGTCGAAGACGGGCGCGTCGGGATCGCTTTCGCCGCGCGCAGCGGCTTCGGCGGCGTTGCGCACGTCGGCCGCGGTGAGGCGGCGCAGCAGGCGGCTGACCAGCGATTGCTGCATCGACAGGTACAGGCTTTCGATCTGGCCCTGCTTGGCCTGCACGACCTGATCGTCGTAGGGCATTTCGCGGTAGACCGACAGAGTGGTGTCGGGCAGGATGGCCACGCCCTTGTTGGTGATCAGGCGGAAGGTGAAGTTGATGCCCAGTTCGTATTCTTCGACCCGGCCCTGCGCATTCAGCGAGACCTCGCGCAGCGTGCGCTGGTTGCGTACCTGCTGCAGGATGGCCTGCGCCTGGTCGGGCTGGTCGACCAGGCGCGTGTTGGGCGAGGCGGCGCGCAGCGCCCGCCGGACGTCGGCGCCGAACCGGCTGTTGTCGGCAATGCCGACGTACAGGGTGTCGAAGGGCAGCGGGGTGACGCCGCGCATTGCGAAACCGCACGCCGCCAGCAGCATGACGGCCGCCAGGCTGGCGGCGCGCAGCAGCCAGCGGGCAGGGAAGCGTTGCGGACGTTGCGGGGCAATCTGCATGCAGAACCTCTTAGCCTACGACGTTGACCAGCTTGCCCGGCACGACGATGACGCGCTTGGGCGGACGGCCTTCAAGGAAACGGGCGACTTCTTCCTGGGCCGCGGCGATCTGCTCGATGTCGGCCTTGGACGCTTTGGCGGCCACGCGGATCGCGCCGCGCAGCTTGCCGTTGACCTGCAGCATGAGCTCGATTTCGTCGGCCACCAGCGCGGCCTCGTCGACGTGCGGCCACGGGGCGTCGAGCAGGTCGCCCAGCGCGTGGGTGTAGCCCAGGTCGCGCCACAGCAGCCAGGTGACGTGCGGCACCACGGGGTACAGCACGCGCAGCAGCACGCCCAGTGTTTCGGCGCGCGCGGCGTCGGCGTGGGCGCCTTCGGGCAGCTTGGCGTCGTCGAGGGCGTTGAGCATTTTCATGCAGCCCGACACCACCGTGTTGTACTGGATGCGCTGGTAGTCGTAGTCGGCCTGCTTGAGCAGGCCATAGACTTCGCGGCGCAGGTCTTTGACCGGCGCGGGGGCCTGGGCCCAGTCGGCGCCGGCCGCCAGGCCGCGCGCCACCGCTTCGTGCTGCGCATGGCAGTGCGACCACAGGCGGCGCAGGAACCGGTTGGCGCCTTCGACGCCGGAGTCGGACCATTCGAGCGTTTGCTCGGGCGGGCTGGCGAACATGACGAACAGGCGCGCGGTGTCGGCGCCCAGCGTATCGATGAGCGCCTGCGGATCGACCCCGTTGTTCTTGGACTTGGACATGGTGCCCACGCCGCCGTAGTTGACGTCGGAGCCGTCGCTTTTCAGGCGGGCGCCGGTGATGGCGCCCTTGGCGTCGTAGAGGTTCTCGACTTCTTCGGGCCAGAAGTATTCGATGCCGCCCTGCGCGTTCTTGCGCGAATAGATATGGTTGAGCACCATGCCCTGGCACAGCAGCTTGGTGAAGGGCTCGCTGAAATTCAGCAGGCCCAGGTCGCGCATGACGCGCGTCCAGAAGCGCGCGTACAGCAGGTGCAGCACGGCATGCTCGATGCCGCCGATGTACTGGTCCATGGGCATCCAGTAATCGTTGCGGGCATCGACCATGGCCTGGTCGTTGCCGGGCGAGGTGTAACGCATGAAGTACCACGACGAATCGACGAAGGTGTCCATCGTGTCGGTTTCGCGCCGCGCGGGCTTGCCGCAGCTGGGGCAGCGGCAGGACAGGAAGGCTTCGTTCTTGGCCAGCGGGTTGCCGCTGCCGTCGGGGATCAGGTCGTCGGGCAGCACGACCGGCAGGTCTTGCTCGGGCACGGGCACGGGGCCGCACTCGGGGCAGTGGATGATGGGGATGGGCGTGCCCCAGTAGCGCTGGCGCGAGATGCCCCAGTCGCGCAGGCGCCAGGTGGTCTGCTTTTCGCCCAGGCCCTGCGCGGCCAGGTCGGCCGCAATGGCGTCGACGGCCTCGGCGTACGACAGGCCGTCGTATTTGCCGGAATTGACGGTGCGGCCGCTTTGCTTGTCGCCGTACCATTCCTGCCAGGCGTCAGTGGAATAGGTTTTGCCTTCCAGGGCCACCACCTGCCGGATGGGCAACTGGTATTTCCGGGCGAAGGCGAAGTCGCGCTCGTCGTGCGCGGGCACGCCCATGACGGCGCCGTCGCCGTAGCTCATGAGCACGTAGTTGCCGACCCAGACTTCGACCTGGGCGCCGGTAAGCGGATGCGTGACCGTCAGGCCGGTGCGCATGCCGGCCTTTTCGCGGGTGGCGATCTCGGCTTCGGTGGTGCCGCCCAGCTTGCACTGTTCGATGAAGTCGGCCAGCGCGGGGTTGGAGGCGGCGGCGTGCGCGGCCAGCGGGTGTTCGGGCGCCACGGCGCAGAAGGTGACCCCCATGATGGTGTCGGCGCGCGTGGTGAAGACGTACAGCCTGCCGTCCTGGATGAGCTGGCCGTCGGCGCCGGCGATGGTATGCGGGAACGCGAAGCGCAGGCCCTCGGACTTGCCGATCCAGTTTTCCTGCATGATGCGCACGCGCTCGGGCCAGCCGGGCAGGCCCGAGCGGACCTGATCGAGGAGTTCGTCGGCGTAGTCGGTGATGCGCAGGTAGTAGCCGGGGATTTCGCGCTTTTCGACCGGGGCGCCCGAGCGCCAGCCGCGCCCGTCGATGACCTGTTCGTTGGCCAGCACGGTCTGGTCGACCGGATCCCAGTTGACAGTCTGGGTTTTGCGGTAGGCGATGCCCTTTTCAAGCATCTTCAGGAACAGCCATTGGTTCCATTTGTAATATTTGGGATCGCAGGCGCACATTTCGCGCGACCAGTCGATGGCCAGCCCCATCGCCTGCATCTGCTTCTTCATGTAGGCGATGTTGTCGTAGGTCCATTTGGCCGGGGGCACCTTGGACTTGATGGCGGCGTTCTCGGCCGGCATGCCGAAGGCGTCCCAGCCCATGGGCATGAGCACGTTGTAGCCGCGCATGCGCAGCTGCCGGGCCATCATGTCGTTGATGGTGTAGTTGCGCACGTGGCCCATGTGCAGCTTGCCGCTGGGATAGGGCAGCATCGAGCAGGCATAGAACTTGGGCTTTTCGGTGCCGTCGGCGTTCTTGGCGTGTTCGGTGACGCGATAGGCGTCGCGGGCCTGCCAGTCTTGTTGGGCGGCGGCTTCGACGGCGGTGGGACTGTAGCGTTCCTGCATGGACTCGTGCGCGTTTCGGTAAATGGGAAAGGGCCGGCGCGGCGCAAAGGCGGCGACGGTCAAACCACTACTGATTATAGAAGTACCTACGCCCGGGCAGGCGTGGGCGGGATTTCGGGGATGCGCGCCGCCGGCGCCCAGACGGCGTAGGCCAGCGCCGCCGCGCTGACCGCGGCCCCGCCGGCCGCCACGCCCAGCCAGCCGGCGTGCGTGTACAGGGCCGCCGACGCCAGCGAACCCGCCGCCCCGCCGATGAAGTACGAAGTCATGTAACCGGCGGTGAGGCGGCTGCGCGCATCGGGCCGCAGCCGGTAGATGGTGCTCTGGTTGGTGACATGCACGCCCTGGATCGCCATGTCGAGCACCAGGATGCCGGCGAGCAGGGCGGTCAGCGAATGCTCGCCCAGCGCCAGCAGACCCCACGAGCCGAGCAGCAGGGCCAGGCCGGCGCGGGTGGCCAGGTTGCCCAGGCCGCGGTCGCTGAGCCGGCCATAGCGGTTGGCGGCAATGGCGCCGGCGGCGCCGGCCAGGCCGAACAGGCCGATGGCGCCGTCGCTATAAGAATAGGGCGGGTTGGCCAGCAGGAAGGTCAGCGGCGTCCACAGCATGCTGAACGAGGCGAAGATCAGCGCGCCCAGCACCGAACGCCCGCGGAACAGCGGTTCGCGCGTGTACAAATGGAAAATCGAGGCCAGCAGCCCGGCGTAGTGCAGGTCGACGGTGGTCTTGTAGCGCGGCAGCACGCGCCACAGGGCGCCCGCCATGGCCAGCACGAGCACGGCCGCCACCCAGTAGACCGTGCGCCAGCTGCCCAGGCCGGCCAGCATGCCGGCGAAGGTGCGCGCCAGCAGGATGCCCAGCAGCAGGCCGCTCATGACCGTGCCGACGGCCTTGCCGCGCTGCTGGGGCGAGGCCAGCGTGGCCGCGAACGGCACCAGCACCTGCGCCACGACGGACAGGAAGCCGGTAATGGCCGTGCCGGCCAGCAGCATCGCCAGGCTGTTGGAAAACGCCGACAGCAGCAGCCCCACCGCGCCCAGCGCCGTCATGGCCGTAATCAGGGCGCGCCGCTCGATCATGTCGCCCAGCGGCACCAGCAGCAGCAGGCCGGCGGCGTACGACAGCTGCGCGGTGGTGACGATGCCGCCGGCGGCCGTTTCGGACAGGCCGAACTGTTCGCCGATGGTGTGCAGCAGCGGCTGCATGTAGTAATTGCTGGCGACGATCAGGCCGGTGGCCGCCGACATCAGCAGGATGATGGGAGTGGTGAGGGCGGGAGCGGCTGAGTCGTGGCGCGGAGAATCGTGGGACATCGGGAAACGGATCGGCGGAAGGAAGGGGAAGGCGGGGCGCGGGCCGGCCTCAGGCTTTGCCCGCGCCTATGGCGCCCGGCGAGTGGTGGTCGTGGGCGGCCAGCAGGCGGCGCAACAGCGTGGCCAGCTGCCTGCGGTCGGCGGCCGGCAGCGGCGCCAGCAACTGGCCGAGTTCGTCCAGGTAGTCGCCCAGCGCGGCCTTGATGGTGCGCAGCCCCTGCGGGGTCAGCGAGGCCATGACGCCGCGCCGGTCGTCGGGGTTGGGTTCGCGCGCCAGCAGGCCGGCCTGCTCGAGGCGGTCGAGGCGGTTGGTCATGGCGCCCGACGACAGCAGCAGGGCGTTGACCAGCGCCTGCGGGCTGAGGGCGTGCGGGGGGCCGGAGCGATACAGCGTGGCCAGCACGTCGAATTCGCCCTGGTGCAGGCCGTGCTTGCGGAAGCCGGCATCGACCTCGCGGGCGGCAAGGGTATGCAGGCGGAACAGGCGGCTGAACACGGCCATGCCCGAGACATCCAGGCCGGGGCATTGTTCGTGCCACTGCGAGAGTACGAAATCGACGTGGTCGCGCATGGTTATCTTTATATCAAATATCTTGACGTAAAGATAATTGGGCGAACCCCGCCCCGTCAAATGCCGCGTCCGGAAACGGCAAGGCCCGCCTCTTGCGAGACGGGCCTTGCCGATGAGACTGCAGGACGAACGCTTATTGGGCGGCGTCTTTCAGTTTCTTGAGCGGGCGGACCTTGACCTTGACCGAAGCGGGCTTGGCCGGGAACCAGCGCTCTTCGCCGGTGAACGGGTCTTTGCCGAAGCGCTTGGCCTTGGCGGGAACCTTTTGCACGGTGACCTTGAACAGGCCCGGCAGCGAGAATTCGCCGGCGCCCTTCTTGTCGACCGAACCGAGCACGGCGCCTTCCAGGCCGGCCAGCACGGCCTTGACCGATTTGGCTTCCACGCCGGTCTGTTCAACCAGGTGGGCGATCAGTTGCGACTTGTTCAGCGCTTGCTTGATAGCGCGGGGAGCAGCGGCAGCCGTTTTCTTCACGGCGGGCTTGGCGGCGGTTGCCTTCTTGGCCGGAGCCTTGGCGGCGGTCTTGCTGACTTTCTTGGCAGGAGCTTTTGCTTTGGTAGCCATGGTCGAAATCCGTATGTTTGAGGACACGAGATAGCGCGGCACCGAAGATCGGCACTTGGCACCTCGCGCCCGATGATAGCGGAACTTCGCATTCGCGCGAGTATTTCAGCGGGTTGTCGCCGCAAAACATGTTGTTTTCCCGACAATGCGAGGCGTTTTCGCGGATGCGGCCGCGTCGGCCGTGCGCAACGCCGCGGCGATGGATCGAGCGCCGGCCGGAGCGCCGTGGCGCGTCAGCGGAATGTAATTTATATCGTGATACGATACTTTTCCCCCAGGACCGGCGTGCCGCCGGTCCTGTTTCTTTTCGTCCGCTCCTTCCCGTATGGCTCCCCCTGCACCATTGTCTTCCGCTCGACCGCCCAGCTCGGCCCGCTTGGGCGATTTCACAACAGACCGCCGCGTCCTGCTGCTGATGTTCATGGCCGTGCTGGTCGGCCTGGCCGGCGTGGGCGCCGCCTGGGTGCTGCTGCGCCTGATCGCGCTGTGCACCAACCTGGCCTACTACGGCCGCTTTTCGTTCGAGAACCTGCCCATCGCGGGCAACACCCTGGGCTGGGCGGCGGTGGCGGTGCCGGTGGTGGGCTGCATCATCATCGGCTTCATGGCGCGCTATGGTTCGGAGAAGATCCGCGGCCACGGCATTCCCGAGGCCATGGAAGCCATCCTGATCGGCAAGAGCCGCATCCAGCCCAAGGTGGCGGTGCTCAAGCCGCTGTCGTCGGCCGTGTCGATCGGCACCGGCGGCCCGTTCGGCGCGGAAGGGCCGATCATCATGACCGGGGGCGCCATCGGCTCGCTGCTGGCGCAGATGGTGCACATGAGCTCCAGCGAGCGCAAGACGCTGCTGGTGGCCGGCGCCGCGGCCGGCATGACCGCCGTGTTTGGCACGCCGGTAGCGGCCATTCTGCTGGCGGTGGAACTGCTGTTGTTCGAATGGAAGCCGCGCAGCTTCCTGCCGGTGGCGGTGGCCGCGGTGGTGGCGGCCGCGGCGCGCCCGCTGCTGTTCGACGCCGCGCCCATTTTCCCCTACTCGGGCGTGGGCGAACCGTCGCTGCATCACGTGGTGGCCTGGGCCCTGGTGGGGGTAATGGCCGGGCTGGGCTCGGGCGTGCTGACCGCGCTGGTGTACGCGGCCGAAGACCTGTTCGAGAAGCTGCCCATCCACTGGATGTGGTGGCCCGCCATCGGCGGCCTGGTGATCGGCCTGGGCGGCCTGATCGAGCCCGCCGCGCTGGGCGTGGGCTATGACAACATCACCGACCTGCTGTCGGGCAAGCTGGCGCTGCAGGCCGTGCTGCTGCTGCTGGTCGTGAAGGTGGTGATCTGGTCGGTGGCGCTGGGCTCGGGCACGTCCGGCGGCGTGCTGGCGCCGCTGCTGATTTTCGGCGGGGCGCTGGGCGCGCTGGCCACGCCGCTGCTGCCGCAGGCCGATCCCGGCTTCTGGGCGCTGCTGGGCATGGCGGCCATGATGGGCGGCACCATGCGCGCGCCGCTGACCGCGACCCTGTTCGCGGTGGAGCTGACCGGCAATTTCAGCGTGCTGCTGCCGGTGCTGACGGCCTGCGCGTTTGCCTATGGCCTGACCGTGCTGCTGCTCAAGCGCTCGATCCTGACCGAGAAGATCGCCCGCCGCGGCCATCACATCACGCGCGAATATCATGTCGATCCGTTCGACCTGGTGCGGGTGTCGGCGGTGATGACCACCGCCGTCGAAACGCTGCCGGCATCGATGAGCGTGGCCGACGCCGTGGCGCACTTCACCACGGCCGAGCGGCGCCATACCTCGTATCCGGTGGTGGACCAGCAGGGCACGGTGGTGGGCGAAATCACGCGCGCCGACAGCCTGGCCTGGACGCTGGAAGACGAAGACAACGCCCGGCCGCTGGGCGAGATGGTGGCCGGCCGTGAACTTTTCGTGGGCTATCCGGACGAACTTGCCAGCCAGGCGGCCGACCGCATGGCCTTGACGGGGGTGGGGCGCCTGCCCATCGTCGAGCGCACCACCGGCCGCCTGCTGGGACTGGTGGGCCGCAAAGACCTGCTGCGCGTGCGGGCCGGCCGGCTGCGCGACGAGCGCGAGCGCACCGCATACTTCCGCTGGCGCAGTGCGCGCCGGCGTCCGGCCGATACTCTGTAGGAGCTCCCTTGATCAAGAAATTTTGCGCGGGCCTGCTGCTTGCCGCGGCCAGCCTGGCGGGCGCGCAGGCGCAAGTGGTGCCGCCGCCGGTCACGGCCAAGGCGTGGATGCTGCTGGATGCCACCAGCGGCCAGGAAATCGCTTCGTTCAATCCCGACACGCGGGTCGAGCCGGCGTCGCTGACCAAGGTGATGACGGCCTACCTG
This genomic window from Bordetella petrii contains:
- a CDS encoding chloride channel protein, whose amino-acid sequence is MAPPAPLSSARPPSSARLGDFTTDRRVLLLMFMAVLVGLAGVGAAWVLLRLIALCTNLAYYGRFSFENLPIAGNTLGWAAVAVPVVGCIIIGFMARYGSEKIRGHGIPEAMEAILIGKSRIQPKVAVLKPLSSAVSIGTGGPFGAEGPIIMTGGAIGSLLAQMVHMSSSERKTLLVAGAAAGMTAVFGTPVAAILLAVELLLFEWKPRSFLPVAVAAVVAAAARPLLFDAAPIFPYSGVGEPSLHHVVAWALVGVMAGLGSGVLTALVYAAEDLFEKLPIHWMWWPAIGGLVIGLGGLIEPAALGVGYDNITDLLSGKLALQAVLLLLVVKVVIWSVALGSGTSGGVLAPLLIFGGALGALATPLLPQADPGFWALLGMAAMMGGTMRAPLTATLFAVELTGNFSVLLPVLTACAFAYGLTVLLLKRSILTEKIARRGHHITREYHVDPFDLVRVSAVMTTAVETLPASMSVADAVAHFTTAERRHTSYPVVDQQGTVVGEITRADSLAWTLEDEDNARPLGEMVAGRELFVGYPDELASQAADRMALTGVGRLPIVERTTGRLLGLVGRKDLLRVRAGRLRDERERTAYFRWRSARRRPADTL